A single Pseudomonas sp. HN11 DNA region contains:
- the uvrB gene encoding excinuclease ABC subunit UvrB has product MSDFQLVTRFEPAGDQPEAIRQMVEGIEAGLAHQTLLGVTGSGKTFSIANVIAQINRPTLVLAPNKTLAAQLYGEFKAFFPNNAVEYFVSYYDYYQPEAYVPSSDTFIEKDASINDHIEQMRLSATKALLERKDAIIVTTVSCIYGLGSPETYLKMVLHVDRGDKLDQRELLRRLTSLQYTRNDMDFARATFRVRGDVIDIYPAESDLEAIRIELFDDEVESLSAFDPLTGEVIRKLPRFTFYPKSHYVTPRETLMGAIEGIKTELAERLEYLRSNNKLVEAQRLEQRTRFDLEMILELGYCNGIENYSRYLSGRESGAPPPTLYDYLPPDALLVIDESHVSVPQVGAMYKGDRSRKETLVEYGFRLPSALDNRPMRFDEWEAISPQTIFVSATPGNYEAEHAGRVIEQLVRPTGLVDPEIEIRPALTQVDDLLSEITKRVALEERVLVTTLTKRMSEDLTDYLADHGVRVRYLHSDIDTVERVEIIRDLRLGTFDVLVGINLLREGLDMPEVSLVAILDADKEGFLRSERSLIQTIGRAARNLNGRAILYADRITGSMERAIGETERRRDKQIAFNLEHGITPKGVFKDIADIMEGATVPGSRSKKRKGMAKAAEESAKYENELRSPSEITKRIRQLEEKMYQLARDLEFEAAAQTRDEIGKLRERLLAV; this is encoded by the coding sequence ATGTCGGATTTCCAACTCGTCACCCGCTTTGAACCCGCCGGCGATCAGCCGGAAGCCATTCGCCAGATGGTGGAGGGCATCGAAGCCGGCCTTGCCCATCAGACGCTGCTCGGGGTGACCGGGTCGGGCAAGACCTTCAGCATTGCCAACGTGATCGCACAGATCAACCGTCCTACCCTGGTGCTGGCACCGAACAAGACCCTGGCCGCGCAGCTGTATGGCGAGTTCAAGGCGTTCTTCCCGAACAATGCGGTGGAGTACTTCGTTTCCTACTACGACTACTACCAGCCCGAAGCCTACGTGCCGTCCTCCGACACCTTTATCGAGAAGGATGCGTCGATCAACGACCACATCGAGCAGATGCGGCTGTCAGCGACCAAGGCCTTGCTGGAGCGCAAGGACGCAATCATCGTAACCACGGTGTCATGCATCTACGGTCTGGGCAGCCCGGAAACGTATCTGAAGATGGTGCTGCACGTCGATCGCGGCGACAAACTTGACCAGCGCGAGCTGCTGCGCCGTCTGACGAGCTTGCAGTACACCCGCAATGATATGGATTTTGCCCGCGCCACCTTCCGCGTGCGCGGCGATGTGATCGACATCTACCCGGCCGAATCCGACCTGGAAGCGATTCGCATCGAGCTGTTCGACGATGAAGTCGAGAGCCTGTCGGCCTTCGACCCATTGACCGGCGAGGTGATCCGCAAGCTGCCGCGCTTCACCTTTTATCCGAAAAGCCACTACGTGACCCCGCGTGAAACCCTGATGGGCGCCATCGAGGGCATCAAAACCGAATTAGCCGAGCGCCTGGAGTACCTGCGCTCCAACAACAAGCTGGTGGAGGCCCAGCGCCTGGAGCAGCGTACCCGCTTCGACCTGGAGATGATCCTGGAGCTGGGCTACTGCAACGGCATCGAAAACTACTCGCGCTATCTCTCGGGCCGTGAATCCGGCGCGCCGCCGCCGACGCTTTACGATTACCTGCCGCCTGACGCGCTGCTGGTGATCGACGAGTCCCACGTCAGCGTGCCGCAGGTCGGCGCGATGTATAAGGGCGACCGTTCGCGTAAGGAAACCCTGGTGGAGTACGGTTTCCGCCTGCCTTCGGCACTGGATAACCGGCCGATGCGCTTTGATGAGTGGGAAGCCATCAGCCCGCAGACTATCTTCGTGTCCGCTACGCCGGGTAACTATGAGGCTGAGCATGCAGGCCGCGTGATCGAGCAGTTGGTGCGGCCGACTGGGCTGGTCGACCCGGAAATCGAAATTCGCCCGGCGCTGACCCAGGTCGACGATTTGCTCTCGGAAATCACCAAGCGCGTGGCCCTGGAAGAGCGGGTTTTGGTGACCACGCTGACCAAGCGCATGTCCGAAGACTTGACCGACTACCTGGCTGACCACGGCGTGCGTGTGCGCTATCTGCACTCGGACATCGACACTGTGGAACGTGTGGAGATCATCCGCGACCTGCGCCTGGGCACCTTTGATGTGCTGGTGGGCATCAATCTGTTGCGTGAAGGCCTGGACATGCCGGAGGTGTCGTTGGTGGCGATCCTCGATGCGGACAAGGAGGGCTTCCTGCGCTCCGAGCGCTCACTGATCCAGACCATCGGCCGCGCCGCGCGTAACCTCAATGGCCGGGCGATTCTCTATGCGGACCGTATCACCGGCTCCATGGAGCGGGCGATTGGTGAAACTGAGCGCCGTCGTGACAAGCAGATTGCCTTTAACTTGGAGCATGGCATCACGCCTAAAGGCGTGTTCAAGGACATTGCCGACATCATGGAAGGCGCCACCGTGCCCGGCTCGCGCAGCAAGAAGCGCAAAGGGATGGCCAAGGCCGCCGAGGAAAGTGCCAAGTACGAGAACGAACTGCGCTCGCCGAGCGAGATCACCAAACGGATCCGGCAGTTGGAAGAGAAGATGTACCAGTTGGCGCGAGACCTGGAGTTTGAGGCCGCGGCGCAGACGCGGGATGAGATTGGCAAGTTGCGCGAGCGGTTGCTGGCTGTTTGA
- a CDS encoding amino acid aminotransferase, whose translation MSLFSAVEMAPRDPILGLNEAFNADTRTTKVNLGVGVYCNEEGKIPLLRAVAEAEAIRVAQHAARGYLPIDGIAAYDKAVQTLLFGAESPLLNAGRVTTVQAVGGTGALKLGADFLKQLLPDAVVAISDPSWENHRALFETAGFPVQNYRYYDAATHDVNRAGLLEDLNALPPQSIVVLHACCHNPTGVDLSPADWQNVLDVIKAKNLVPFLDMAYQGFGDGIHEDAAAVRLFAESGLTFFVSSSFSKSFSLYGERVGALSIVGDSKEESARILSQVKRVIRTNYSNPPTHGAAIVAAVLNNPELRAQWEAELAEMRLRIRGMREQMVAELAKAAPGHDFSFVGRQRGMFSYSGLTVEQVTRLRSEFGIYALDTGRICVAALNQSNIDAVTKAIVQVL comes from the coding sequence ATGAGCCTGTTCTCCGCTGTCGAAATGGCACCACGCGATCCTATCCTGGGCCTCAACGAAGCATTCAACGCCGACACACGAACCACCAAGGTCAACCTTGGCGTGGGCGTTTACTGCAACGAGGAGGGGAAGATTCCACTCTTGCGTGCCGTTGCCGAAGCGGAAGCCATTCGTGTGGCGCAACACGCCGCCCGTGGCTACTTGCCGATCGACGGCATCGCAGCCTACGACAAGGCTGTGCAAACCCTGTTGTTCGGTGCTGAATCCCCACTGCTGAACGCTGGCCGCGTCACCACCGTGCAAGCGGTAGGCGGCACCGGCGCCCTGAAGCTGGGTGCTGACTTCCTCAAGCAGCTGCTGCCCGACGCCGTCGTCGCCATCAGCGACCCAAGCTGGGAAAACCACCGCGCCCTGTTCGAAACCGCCGGTTTCCCGGTGCAGAACTACCGCTACTACGACGCCGCCACCCATGACGTAAACCGTGCCGGCCTGCTCGAAGACCTCAACGCCCTGCCGCCCCAGTCCATCGTGGTGCTGCATGCCTGCTGTCACAACCCGACCGGCGTCGACCTGAGCCCGGCCGACTGGCAGAACGTGCTGGACGTGATCAAGGCCAAGAACCTGGTGCCGTTCCTCGACATGGCCTACCAGGGCTTTGGCGACGGCATCCACGAAGACGCCGCCGCCGTGCGCCTGTTCGCTGAATCGGGCCTGACCTTCTTTGTGTCCAGCTCGTTCTCCAAGTCGTTCTCCCTGTACGGCGAACGCGTGGGCGCGCTGTCCATCGTCGGCGATTCCAAAGAAGAAAGCGCGCGCATCCTGTCCCAGGTCAAACGCGTGATCCGCACCAACTACTCAAACCCGCCGACCCACGGCGCGGCGATCGTTGCAGCGGTCCTGAACAACCCTGAGCTGCGCGCCCAGTGGGAAGCCGAACTGGCCGAGATGCGCCTGCGCATCCGTGGCATGCGCGAGCAGATGGTGGCCGAACTGGCCAAGGCTGCTCCGGGCCACGACTTCAGCTTTGTCGGTCGTCAGCGTGGGATGTTCTCCTACTCCGGCTTGACCGTTGAGCAAGTCACCCGCTTGCGCAGCGAGTTTGGTATCTACGCACTCGACACTGGCCGTATCTGCGTGGCCGCGTTGAACCAGTCGAACATTGATGCAGTCACAAAGGCAATCGTTCAGGTGCTATAA
- the ptrR gene encoding putrescine utilization regulator PtrR, protein MDLVQLEIFKAVAEQGSISAAAQLIHRVPSNLTTRIKQLEQDLGVELFIREKSRLRLSPAGWNFLGYARRILDLVQEARATVAGEEPQGAFALGSLESTAAVRIPALLAAYNQKHTKVELDLSTGPSGTMIEGVLSGRLTAAFVDGPLLHATLEGVAVFEEEMVVIAPLHHAPITRGQDVNGENIYTFRSNCSYRHHFERWFSQDGAVPGKIFEIESYHGMLACVSAGAGLALMPRSMLDSMPGSAAVSVWPLTDNFRILHTWLIWRRGTVSQSLNSFVRLLEQCHLVTP, encoded by the coding sequence TTGGACCTGGTGCAGCTGGAAATCTTCAAGGCTGTTGCCGAGCAAGGCAGCATCAGCGCCGCCGCGCAGTTGATTCATCGCGTGCCATCGAACCTGACCACGCGCATCAAACAACTGGAGCAGGACCTGGGCGTGGAATTGTTTATCCGCGAGAAAAGCCGCCTGCGCCTGTCACCGGCTGGGTGGAATTTCCTGGGCTATGCGCGACGTATTCTCGATCTGGTGCAAGAGGCCCGTGCCACGGTGGCAGGGGAGGAGCCCCAAGGGGCGTTTGCCCTGGGTTCGCTGGAGAGCACGGCGGCGGTGCGCATCCCGGCGTTGCTGGCGGCGTATAACCAGAAACACACCAAGGTTGAGCTGGACCTGAGTACCGGACCCTCCGGCACCATGATCGAAGGCGTGCTGTCCGGGCGGCTGACGGCGGCGTTTGTCGACGGCCCGCTGCTACACGCAACCCTGGAGGGCGTAGCGGTGTTTGAGGAGGAGATGGTGGTGATTGCGCCGCTGCATCACGCGCCGATCACCCGAGGGCAGGACGTGAATGGCGAGAATATCTACACCTTTCGCTCGAACTGCTCGTACCGCCATCACTTTGAACGCTGGTTTTCACAGGACGGCGCGGTGCCGGGCAAGATCTTCGAGATCGAGTCCTATCACGGCATGCTTGCCTGCGTCAGCGCCGGCGCGGGCCTGGCGTTGATGCCGCGCAGCATGCTCGACAGCATGCCCGGGTCGGCGGCTGTGAGTGTGTGGCCGCTGACAGACAACTTCCGGATCCTGCACACCTGGCTGATCTGGCGGCGGGGGACGGTGTCGCAGAGTTTGAACAGCTTTGTACGGCTACTGGAGCAATGCCATTTGGTAACGCCATAG
- a CDS encoding aldehyde dehydrogenase family protein, translating into MNATTHALSINPANGETVGSYPYETAQQLDAALDRSTLAFRTWRRQPVSQRAELLLSLASALREQAEDMAQMITLEMGKPIAQARAEIEKCAQLSEWYAAHGPAMLAPEPTRVDNGSARIEYRPLGPIFAVMPWNFPVWQVLRGAVPTMLAGNTYVLKHAPNVMGSAYLIQQAFQKAGFAEGLFEVVNVTNDGVSKAIADPRIAAVTLTGSVRAGIAIGSQAGAALKKCVLELGGSDPFIVLNDADLDAAVQAALIGRFQNSGQVCAAAKRLIIEEGVVDAFTAKFLEASRAMVMGDPTATTTYIGPMARFDLRDELHGQVQATLEEGATLLLGGNKVPGAGNYYAPTVLANVTDQMTSFRQELFGPVASIITARDADHAVALANDSEFGLTASIFTTDPAKARDIANQLETGGIFVNAFSVSDPRVAFGGIKKSGFGRELSHFGVREFCNAQTVWLDRK; encoded by the coding sequence ATGAACGCGACTACCCACGCTCTCTCGATCAACCCGGCCAACGGCGAAACGGTTGGCAGCTATCCGTATGAAACCGCGCAGCAACTGGACGCCGCCCTTGACCGCTCCACCCTCGCCTTCCGTACCTGGCGCCGCCAACCGGTCAGCCAGCGCGCCGAGTTGCTGCTGAGCCTGGCCAGCGCCCTGCGCGAGCAAGCCGAAGACATGGCGCAGATGATCACCCTGGAGATGGGCAAACCCATCGCCCAGGCCCGTGCCGAAATCGAAAAATGCGCGCAACTCAGCGAATGGTACGCCGCCCACGGCCCAGCCATGCTCGCCCCGGAACCGACACGGGTGGACAATGGCAGCGCGCGGATCGAATACCGTCCGCTGGGCCCGATCTTCGCCGTGATGCCGTGGAACTTCCCGGTGTGGCAAGTGCTGCGCGGCGCCGTGCCGACCATGCTGGCCGGTAACACCTACGTGCTCAAACACGCGCCGAACGTGATGGGCAGCGCTTATCTAATCCAGCAGGCGTTCCAGAAGGCCGGGTTCGCCGAAGGCCTGTTTGAAGTGGTCAACGTGACCAACGACGGCGTGTCCAAAGCCATCGCCGACCCTCGCATCGCCGCCGTCACGCTTACCGGCAGCGTGCGAGCGGGTATCGCCATCGGCTCCCAGGCCGGCGCCGCGCTGAAAAAATGCGTACTTGAATTGGGGGGCTCCGACCCGTTCATCGTGCTCAACGACGCCGATCTCGACGCCGCCGTGCAAGCCGCGCTGATCGGCCGCTTCCAGAACAGCGGCCAAGTCTGCGCTGCGGCCAAGCGCCTGATCATCGAAGAAGGTGTCGTGGACGCTTTCACCGCTAAATTCCTGGAGGCCAGCCGCGCCATGGTCATGGGCGATCCGACCGCGACCACCACCTACATCGGCCCGATGGCCCGCTTCGACCTTCGCGACGAGCTGCACGGCCAAGTCCAGGCCACCCTGGAAGAAGGGGCGACCCTGCTGCTGGGCGGCAATAAAGTACCCGGCGCCGGTAATTACTACGCGCCGACCGTACTGGCCAACGTCACCGACCAGATGACCTCATTCAGACAGGAACTGTTCGGCCCAGTCGCCTCGATCATCACCGCCCGCGACGCCGACCATGCAGTGGCCCTGGCGAATGACAGCGAGTTCGGCCTCACCGCCAGCATCTTCACCACCGACCCGGCGAAAGCACGGGATATCGCCAATCAGCTGGAAACCGGTGGCATCTTCGTCAACGCCTTCAGCGTTTCCGACCCTCGGGTGGCGTTTGGCGGGATCAAGAAGAGTGGCTTCGGCCGTGAGTTGTCGCACTTCGGCGTGCGGGAATTCTGCAACGCCCAGACGGTGTGGCTGGACCGCAAGTAA
- a CDS encoding protealysin inhibitor emfourin — protein sequence MQISIKENGGPGYFPGLAKPQTVELEALPEQDQQELRRLVEACDFFQLPQSHAPAPGKPGQVHYTLTVKEDEREHTVCVLAPVKSQALDGLVQCVRRHVRC from the coding sequence ATGCAAATTTCGATCAAGGAAAACGGCGGGCCCGGTTATTTTCCGGGTTTGGCCAAGCCACAGACGGTGGAGCTGGAGGCGCTGCCGGAGCAGGACCAGCAGGAGCTGCGGCGGCTTGTCGAGGCTTGCGACTTCTTTCAATTGCCGCAAAGCCATGCACCTGCGCCCGGTAAACCTGGCCAGGTGCATTACACCCTGACGGTGAAGGAGGACGAGCGCGAGCACACTGTTTGCGTGCTCGCGCCGGTGAAGTCCCAGGCGTTGGATGGGTTGGTGCAGTGTGTGCGTCGGCATGTCCGCTGCTGA
- a CDS encoding M4 family metallopeptidase: MCVRQQHRNPIFCLIPPYMLDQIARNGNKAQRDVALRTRAKDSTFRSLRLVAVPAKGPAHMALAVGADKRRSIYTAEGSDSLPGTLVRGEGQPASGDAAVDEAYDGLGATFDFFDQVFDRNSIDDAGMALDATVHFGQNYNNAFWNSAQMVFGDGDAQLFNRFTVALDVIGHELAHGVTEDEAKLMYFNQSGALNESLSDVFGSLIKQYALKQSVQDADWLIGKGLFTKKIKGTALRSMKAPGTAFDDELLGKDPQPGHMDDFVQTYEDNGGVHINSGIPNHAFYQVATKLGGFAWERAGRIWYDALRDARLRPNSGFLRFARITYDVAGRLYGANKDEQKAVKDGWKAVGISV, encoded by the coding sequence ATGTGTGTTCGCCAGCAGCATCGCAATCCGATTTTCTGCCTGATCCCACCCTATATGCTCGACCAGATCGCGCGCAACGGTAATAAAGCGCAACGGGATGTCGCATTGCGCACCCGCGCCAAGGACAGCACGTTCCGCTCACTGCGCCTGGTCGCGGTGCCCGCCAAAGGGCCGGCACATATGGCCCTGGCCGTGGGGGCCGACAAGCGCCGCTCGATCTACACCGCCGAGGGCTCCGACAGCCTGCCGGGTACGCTGGTGCGTGGCGAGGGGCAGCCCGCCAGTGGTGATGCGGCGGTGGACGAGGCCTACGATGGCTTGGGCGCCACGTTCGATTTTTTCGACCAGGTCTTTGATCGCAACTCCATCGACGACGCGGGCATGGCGCTGGATGCCACGGTGCATTTTGGCCAGAACTATAACAATGCGTTCTGGAACTCGGCACAGATGGTGTTCGGCGACGGGGACGCGCAGTTGTTCAACCGCTTTACGGTGGCCCTCGACGTGATCGGCCATGAGTTGGCCCACGGCGTCACCGAGGATGAGGCCAAGCTGATGTATTTCAACCAGTCCGGGGCGTTGAACGAGTCGCTGTCGGACGTGTTCGGCTCGCTGATCAAGCAATATGCCTTGAAGCAAAGCGTGCAAGACGCTGATTGGCTGATCGGCAAAGGGCTGTTCACCAAGAAGATCAAAGGCACCGCCCTGCGTTCGATGAAAGCCCCCGGCACCGCGTTTGACGACGAACTGTTGGGCAAGGACCCCCAGCCCGGGCACATGGATGATTTTGTGCAAACCTACGAGGACAATGGCGGGGTGCATATCAACTCCGGCATTCCCAACCACGCGTTCTACCAGGTGGCGACCAAGCTGGGCGGGTTCGCCTGGGAGCGCGCCGGGCGTATCTGGTATGACGCGCTGCGTGATGCGCGGCTGCGGCCCAACTCGGGGTTCCTGCGTTTTGCGCGCATTACCTACGATGTCGCCGGTCGGCTTTACGGTGCGAACAAGGATGAACAGAAGGCGGTCAAGGACGGTTGGAAGGCGGTCGGCATTTCGGTCTGA
- a CDS encoding DNA/RNA non-specific endonuclease → MPARKAKIDLSYRPRLADLRPLIAPSPTLLEARAAKPRVTPAKDLKDRSGYAEDFLGSFGVPWPTVEETLADDAQKRLDYTHFSITMSRAKRLALYVGVNIDGGQHVDIIRSNDTWAYDGRLPVDAQVGEALYASNGLDRGHLVRRQDPNWGDSAQTANLDTFHFTNCSPQMSGFNQKTWLELEDYILDNTQRWKARATVFTGPVFADDDRVYRGVQIPKAFWKVVAYLGDDGKPSASAYMIDQSRELGQLDLVFGQLRTYQRSVIQIERLTGIRFANLADYDGFSNEERATGTRIEALIQGPEDIRL, encoded by the coding sequence ATGCCCGCACGTAAAGCCAAAATCGACCTTTCGTACCGCCCAAGGCTCGCCGATCTGCGCCCGTTGATCGCACCGAGTCCCACATTGCTGGAAGCGCGAGCCGCGAAACCCCGTGTTACCCCGGCCAAAGACTTGAAGGACCGAAGCGGCTACGCCGAGGACTTTCTCGGCAGCTTCGGGGTGCCCTGGCCCACGGTTGAAGAGACCTTGGCCGATGATGCACAGAAGCGCCTGGACTACACGCACTTCTCGATAACGATGTCACGCGCCAAAAGGCTTGCGCTGTATGTGGGCGTCAACATCGACGGCGGACAGCACGTGGACATCATCCGCAGCAACGATACCTGGGCCTATGACGGCCGCCTGCCCGTCGATGCGCAGGTGGGTGAAGCGCTGTATGCCAGCAATGGCTTGGATCGCGGCCATCTGGTCCGCCGCCAAGACCCCAACTGGGGCGACTCGGCACAAACCGCCAACCTCGACACCTTTCATTTCACCAACTGCTCGCCGCAGATGAGTGGCTTCAACCAGAAGACCTGGCTGGAGCTCGAAGACTACATTCTCGACAACACCCAACGCTGGAAAGCCCGCGCCACGGTATTTACCGGCCCGGTGTTCGCCGACGACGACCGGGTATATCGAGGCGTGCAGATCCCCAAGGCCTTCTGGAAAGTCGTCGCCTACCTCGGCGACGACGGCAAGCCTTCGGCCAGTGCCTACATGATTGACCAGAGCCGCGAACTGGGCCAACTCGACCTGGTGTTCGGCCAACTCAGGACCTACCAGCGCAGCGTGATCCAGATTGAGCGCCTGACCGGCATCCGCTTCGCCAACCTGGCCGACTACGACGGTTTCAGCAACGAAGAACGCGCCACCGGCACGCGGATTGAAGCGCTGATACAAGGTCCTGAGGACATTCGTCTCTGA
- a CDS encoding ABC transporter substrate-binding protein: protein MLPRVTALLTGLGFCALAQAAPTHYPLTVENCGSRLTFEQAPARSVTIGQAATEMLYALGVGDKVVGTSLWFNSVLPQYKAQNDSIERLANNEPSFEAVIAKRPQLVAAELEWVVGPQGVVGTREQFHELKIPTYLLPSDCEGKDNLVGADGTRLEPFRINTIYKSISQLAEIFDVQARGQQLNDELKARLAKSVATVQSKGLKQASALVWFSSSEMASDPYVAGHKGVPELMLETLGLHNVVQSDEEWPAVGWETLAKANPTFLVIARMDRRRYPADDHEKKLAFLRSDPVTRNMDAVKNNRIIILDAMALQASIRTFDGLAQLAAAIDGYDLPK, encoded by the coding sequence ATGCTGCCACGCGTTACCGCCCTGCTCACCGGCCTGGGCTTCTGCGCCCTGGCCCAGGCCGCGCCCACTCACTACCCGCTGACCGTGGAAAACTGCGGCAGCCGCCTCACCTTTGAGCAAGCCCCGGCCCGCAGCGTGACCATCGGCCAGGCCGCCACCGAGATGCTGTATGCCCTGGGCGTGGGCGACAAAGTGGTCGGCACCTCGCTGTGGTTCAACAGCGTACTGCCACAGTACAAAGCGCAGAACGACAGCATCGAACGCCTGGCCAACAACGAGCCGAGCTTCGAGGCGGTGATCGCCAAGCGCCCGCAACTGGTGGCCGCCGAGTTGGAATGGGTGGTCGGCCCCCAGGGCGTGGTCGGCACCCGCGAACAATTCCATGAACTTAAAATCCCCACCTACCTGCTGCCCTCCGACTGCGAAGGCAAGGACAACCTGGTGGGCGCCGACGGCACGCGGCTGGAGCCGTTCCGCATCAACACCATTTATAAAAGCATCAGCCAACTGGCCGAGATTTTCGATGTACAGGCGCGCGGCCAACAACTGAATGACGAACTCAAGGCGCGCTTGGCCAAGTCCGTCGCCACTGTGCAGAGCAAAGGCCTCAAGCAAGCCAGCGCGCTGGTGTGGTTCTCCAGTTCGGAAATGGCCAGCGACCCTTACGTGGCCGGCCACAAGGGCGTTCCGGAATTAATGCTGGAGACCCTCGGCCTGCACAACGTGGTGCAGTCCGATGAAGAGTGGCCCGCCGTCGGCTGGGAAACCCTCGCCAAGGCCAACCCGACCTTTCTGGTAATCGCGCGCATGGACCGTCGCCGCTACCCGGCCGACGACCATGAAAAGAAACTGGCCTTTTTGCGCAGCGACCCGGTCACGCGCAACATGGACGCGGTAAAGAACAACCGCATCATCATCTTGGATGCCATGGCGTTGCAGGCAAGCATTCGCACGTTTGACGGCCTTGCACAACTGGCGGCCGCCATCGACGGCTACGACCTGCCAAAATGA
- a CDS encoding FecCD family ABC transporter permease, whose product MTRTLLALALLLAAVLAGVAIGETAISPQIVLQVLANKLWAAGYVLDPIDEGVVWNYRLTRALVAAACGAGLATCGVILQSLLRNPLADPYLLGISAGASTGAVLVALMGVGGGLISLSAGAFVGAMAAFALVILLARASGSSSGTGQIILAGIAGSQLFNALTAFLITKSASSEQARGIMFWLLGNLSGVRWPSVWLAVPVAVLGLAVCLWHRRALDAFTFGSDSAASLGIPVRRVQFMLVGCAALVTAVMVSIVGSIGFVGLVIPHAVRLLLGTGHSRLLPASALGGALFLIAADVLSRTLIKGQVIPVGVVTALVGAPVFALILIGRRNAR is encoded by the coding sequence ATGACTCGCACCCTACTCGCCCTGGCCCTGCTTTTGGCCGCTGTACTGGCAGGCGTGGCCATCGGTGAAACCGCTATTTCGCCGCAGATCGTGCTCCAGGTGCTGGCCAACAAACTGTGGGCCGCCGGTTATGTGCTCGATCCCATCGACGAAGGCGTGGTATGGAACTACCGCCTCACCCGCGCCCTGGTCGCCGCTGCGTGTGGCGCCGGGCTGGCAACGTGCGGGGTGATCCTGCAATCGCTGTTGCGCAACCCATTGGCCGATCCGTACTTGCTCGGCATCAGCGCCGGTGCCTCGACCGGCGCGGTGCTGGTGGCGTTGATGGGCGTGGGCGGCGGGTTGATTTCGTTGTCGGCCGGCGCGTTTGTCGGCGCCATGGCCGCGTTTGCCCTGGTGATCCTGCTGGCACGCGCCAGCGGCTCTTCCAGCGGCACCGGCCAGATCATCCTTGCGGGGATTGCCGGGTCACAGCTGTTCAATGCGCTCACCGCGTTCCTGATCACCAAATCCGCCAGCTCCGAACAGGCGCGCGGCATCATGTTCTGGCTGCTGGGTAACCTCAGCGGCGTGCGCTGGCCTTCGGTGTGGCTTGCGGTGCCGGTGGCGGTCTTGGGGTTGGCAGTGTGCCTGTGGCATCGTCGTGCGCTGGATGCGTTTACCTTTGGCAGCGACTCGGCAGCATCCTTGGGTATTCCGGTGCGCCGGGTGCAGTTTATGTTAGTCGGCTGCGCGGCGCTGGTGACGGCGGTGATGGTGTCGATTGTCGGCTCCATCGGTTTTGTGGGGTTGGTGATTCCCCACGCCGTGCGCCTGCTGCTCGGCACAGGGCATTCGCGCTTGCTGCCGGCCAGTGCATTGGGCGGCGCGTTGTTCCTGATTGCGGCGGATGTACTGTCGCGCACGCTGATCAAGGGCCAGGTGATTCCGGTTGGCGTGGTCACGGCGCTGGTCGGCGCGCCGGTGTTTGCGCTGATCCTCATTGGCCGGAGGAATGCGCGTTGA
- a CDS encoding ABC transporter ATP-binding protein, with protein sequence MTVLSCTGLGFKVREVELLRDIHLDVQQGETLGIIGPNGSGKSTLLKLLAGLCTPASGDVLLGGQRLCKLSRRAVAQQLAVVEQQADTDDAIRVFDAVALGRTPWLSALSPWSSEDDAIVNQALHDVDAAHLSHRAWRSLSGGERQRVHIARALAQRPQILLLDEPTNHLDIQHQLGILKGVQALPVTTLIALHDLNQALTCDRLAVLDRGRLVALGKPLEVLTPQRLQETFGVQAHYLTDPFDGAQILRLRPI encoded by the coding sequence TTGACGGTACTGAGCTGCACGGGATTAGGCTTCAAGGTACGCGAGGTCGAGTTGCTGCGCGATATTCACCTGGACGTTCAGCAGGGTGAAACCCTGGGAATTATCGGGCCGAACGGCTCCGGCAAGTCCACCTTGCTCAAGCTGCTCGCCGGCCTGTGTACACCGGCGTCCGGCGACGTGTTGCTGGGCGGCCAACGCCTGTGCAAATTGTCGCGCCGCGCTGTCGCACAACAACTGGCCGTGGTGGAACAGCAGGCCGACACCGACGACGCCATCCGCGTGTTCGACGCCGTGGCGCTGGGCCGTACACCGTGGCTGTCAGCGCTGAGCCCGTGGTCGAGCGAAGACGACGCCATCGTCAATCAGGCCCTGCACGACGTTGACGCCGCCCACCTGAGCCACCGCGCCTGGCGCAGCCTCTCCGGGGGTGAGCGCCAACGCGTGCACATCGCCCGGGCGTTGGCGCAAAGGCCGCAGATTCTGTTGCTGGATGAGCCGACCAATCATTTGGATATCCAGCATCAACTTGGCATTTTGAAGGGTGTGCAAGCGTTGCCCGTGACTACCTTGATTGCCCTGCATGACCTGAATCAGGCGTTGACCTGTGATCGGCTGGCAGTGCTGGATCGTGGTCGCCTGGTCGCCCTGGGCAAACCACTGGAGGTCCTCACACCGCAGCGGTTACAGGAAACCTTTGGGGTGCAGGCGCATTACCTCACCGACCCGTTCGACGGGGCGCAGATATTGCGGTTGCGCCCGATCTAA